The genomic DNA AAATAATCCGCATCTCCTTTGGTGAAGTCGGCAAGTTTTTGGGAAAGAAGCATCACTTGTTCCTGATAAACCGTAACGCCATACGTTTCTTTCAGTATCTCTTCCATTTCAGGAAGGTCAAAGGAATGTTTTTCACGCCCGTGTTTTCGCGCAATGTAGGTGGGGATGTATTGAATCGGTCCGGGACGGTAAAGCGCGTTCATCGCAATCAAATCATCAAACTTATCGGGCTTCAGGTCTTTTAAATGTTTTTGCATTCCTGCTGATTCAAACTGGAAGGTTCCGTTGGTTTCTCCGCGCTGATAGAGTTCAAAAGTTTTTTTATCGTCAAGCGGAATGGCGTCAATGTCAATTTCTTTTCCATGATTTTCTTTTATCAGCTTGAGTGCATCACGCATGATAGTAAGCGTTCGGAGCCCGAGAAAATCCATTTTGATAACGCCTGCCTCTTCCACCACGGTGCCTTCGTATTGCGTTACGTAGAGTTCGCTGTCTTTTGCTGTGGCGACAGGAATTATTTCTGTGAGATCTTTGGGCGCGATAATGATTCCCGCTGCATGAACGCCCGTGTTGCGGACAGAACCTTCCAGTATAAGCGCTTCTTTCAAAACTTTTGCCTGCAAATCTTTTCCATTATGAATTTCGCGCAAGCGCCTGATGGAATCCATATCATCAGAACCGAGGTTTTCTTTTTCCTTGTCCTGCAAACTTCCGGGACCGTAAAGAGACGCGTTAATCAACCGGTCCAATTCAATGCCCGGGCGTTCAGGAACTAGTTTGGTAAGCATGTTCGCATCATTCAATGGTAAATCCAACACACGCGCAACATCTTTGATGCTGGTCTTTGCCGCCATGGTTCCGTAAGTAATAATCTGCGCCACCTGGTTTTTTCCATACTTCTCTACTACGTAATTCAAAACTTTCTGCCTTCCTTCATCGTCAAAGTCAGTATCAATATCGGGCATTGATTTTCTGTCGGGATTAAGAAATCTTTCAAACAGCAAATTATATTTTATCGGATCAATGTTGGTGATGTACGTGCAATAGGCAACCACCGAACCGGCAGCGCTTCCTCTGCCAGGTCCGACAATAACTCCCAGGTCTCTTCCCGCTTTAATAAAATCTGCTACAATGAGAAAGTAACCGGCAAAACCCATCGTTTTAATAGTAAAAAGTTCAAAGTTCAATCGCTCCTCTATCTCGGGAGAAATTTCTTTGTAGCGATTCTTTGCTCCTTCGAATGCAAGATGCTTCAGATATTCCCATTGATTGAGAGAATTGGGAGTGAGAACAGTTTTATTAATGACCTCTTCCTTATTATGTATTTGAAATTTTTGAGGAATGGGAAAGTTGGGAAGAAGAATATCCTGCTTGAGTTTCAGCGTTTCAATTTTGCTTACGATTTCATTTGTGTTATCAATTGCCTCGGGAATATCGCTGAAGAGTTTTGCCATCTCTTCGGTTGATTTGAAATAAAACTGGTCGTTGAAGAACGCAAAACGCTTTCCTTTCGCGCTTATCGTGTCATCATCCGCAAAATCTTTTGCCGAAGGAGTGCTTTGCTTTTCGCCCGTGTTGATGCAGAGAAGAATGTCGTGCGCGTTGTAATCTTCCACATTCACATAGTGAGAATCGTTGGAGGCGATCATCTTCACATTATATTTCTTTGCCAGTCTCAGAAGCACTTCGTTCACTTTGTTTTGCTCCGGAATATCGTGGCGCTGAACTTCCACATAATAATCTTCTCCGAATAAATCCAGCCACCATTTGAAAGCTTTTTCTCCTTCCGCTTCTCCTTTTCTAAGAATCGTGCGCGGGACTTCGGCTCCTAAACAACAAGTGGTGGCAATCAATCCTTTGTGATATTGAAGAATAAGTTCTTTATCAATGCGGGGATATTTCCCGTAACCGCCTTCAATGTATCCGAGCGAGCAGAGTTTGACAAGATTTTTATATCCTTCGGTATTTTTCGCCAGCATGAGCTGATGATAACGAACATCCTTATCGTCTTTGGTAAATTGTCTTTTAAGCCGGTTCTCCACCACATAAAACTCGCAGCCCACGATTGGTTTTATCTTATCCGGATTTTCAAGAGTATTGTGTTTGGATGCTTCCGCCACAAAACTGAAAACGCCAAACATGTTTCCGT from Bacteroidota bacterium includes the following:
- the dnaE gene encoding DNA polymerase III subunit alpha — protein: MKFSHLHVHTQYSLLDGAADISSLYKKAVADEMPAIAITDHGNMFGVFSFVAEASKHNTLENPDKIKPIVGCEFYVVENRLKRQFTKDDKDVRYHQLMLAKNTEGYKNLVKLCSLGYIEGGYGKYPRIDKELILQYHKGLIATTCCLGAEVPRTILRKGEAEGEKAFKWWLDLFGEDYYVEVQRHDIPEQNKVNEVLLRLAKKYNVKMIASNDSHYVNVEDYNAHDILLCINTGEKQSTPSAKDFADDDTISAKGKRFAFFNDQFYFKSTEEMAKLFSDIPEAIDNTNEIVSKIETLKLKQDILLPNFPIPQKFQIHNKEEVINKTVLTPNSLNQWEYLKHLAFEGAKNRYKEISPEIEERLNFELFTIKTMGFAGYFLIVADFIKAGRDLGVIVGPGRGSAAGSVVAYCTYITNIDPIKYNLLFERFLNPDRKSMPDIDTDFDDEGRQKVLNYVVEKYGKNQVAQIITYGTMAAKTSIKDVARVLDLPLNDANMLTKLVPERPGIELDRLINASLYGPGSLQDKEKENLGSDDMDSIRRLREIHNGKDLQAKVLKEALILEGSVRNTGVHAAGIIIAPKDLTEIIPVATAKDSELYVTQYEGTVVEEAGVIKMDFLGLRTLTIMRDALKLIKENHGKEIDIDAIPLDDKKTFELYQRGETNGTFQFESAGMQKHLKDLKPDKFDDLIAMNALYRPGPIQYIPTYIARKHGREKHSFDLPEMEEILKETYGVTVYQEQVMLLSQKLADFTKGDADYLRKAMGKKQKSVLDKMKSKFIEGGTKNKLRLDKLEKIWTDWEAFAQYAFNKSHSTCYALVAFQTAYLKAHFPAEYMSSVLTHHLSNIDKITFFMDESRRMGIPVLGPDVNESQYQFSVNKNGQIRFGLGAVKGVGEAAVTSIVEERKKKGPYKNIFDFVKRVNLRSANKKTFESLTYAGGFDSLGLSRSTYLAPDKDGISFLEMLLKWGARTQESKAGAHASLFGDSADAQIPDPITPIVEPWGNLEQLKHEREVIGFYLSGHPLDNYKIEMETFCKNKLAELQNMEKLINREFSFGGMISMVNHRISKTGKPFGNFTLEDYSGQHEFVLFGEDYVKNKLHMTIGYFVHIRGKVIENRWNETVRIEFKISTMQLLSDMREKMLKSITLNVPLKDISDKFIQNLESLVKANTKEKDGTCYLKINVMDSEEGIQLTLPSRKVRVNPDNSFLSTIQNMPNVTYKLN